Proteins encoded in a region of the Tribolium castaneum strain GA2 chromosome 7, icTriCast1.1, whole genome shotgun sequence genome:
- the Hrb27C gene encoding heterogeneous nuclear ribonucleoprotein 27C isoform X8 yields the protein MRMLRMPEMVDGDEKGKLFVGGLSWETTQDNLQRFFSRYGEVIDCVVMKNAESGRSRGFGFVTFSDPANVNTVLQNGPHTLDGRTIDPKPCNPRTLQKPKKGGGYPKVFLGGLPSNVTETDLRTFFTRFGKVMEVVIMYDQEKKKSRGFGFLSFEDEESVDRCVSEHFVNLNGKQVEIKKAEPRDGSGGNKMGGADPSSAWGPPQAPMGMMQGPNGQMGGPPMNLGAPMGPNMMQGYQGWGTSPQQQSYASYGTPSGPGSYQGWGAPPAPQGPPPQWGNNYGGPPQQQGYGSYGPSAGSGTSWNSWNMAQNSGSTGPSGYIAGDMYTRGQSGPGGPATPSAPPNMSSSGGSSKPGSDYNYGYGSYASAADAGGYGAPPRSYGSDGSSQVSGYSSQPPNAGEHAL from the exons ATGAGAATGCTGCGGATGCCCGAGATGGTGGACGGGGACGAGAAAGG cAAACTCTTTGTAGGGGGCTTGTCTTGGGAGACAACCCAGGACAATCTTCAACGCTTTTTCTCTAGATATGGCGAAGTCATCGATTGCGTTGTTATGAAAAATGCAGAATCAGGCCGTTCTAGAGGATTTGGTTTCGTTACATTTTCAGATCCAGCCAATGTAAATACGGTACTTCAAAATGGCCCACATACACTAGACGGAag AACTATCGACCCGAAACCATGTAATCCAAGAACTTTACAAAAGCCCAAAAAGGGCGGAGGTTATCCGAAGGTATTCCTAGGGGGTTTACCTTCAAACGTGACGGAAACCGATCTGAGGACGTTCTTCACTCGGTTTGGAAAAGTTATGGAAGTTGTTATTATGTATGACCAGGAGAAGAAAAAATCAAGAG gttttggtttcttgtcgTTTGAAGACGAGGAGTCAGTCGACCGCTGCGTCTCCGAACACTTCGTGAACCTAAACGGCAAACAA GTCGAGATCAAGAAAGCCGAGCCTCGTGACGGCTCCGGCGGTAATAAAATGGGCGGTGCTGACCCATCGTCAGCTTGGGGTCCACCGCAAGCGCCCATGGGCATGATGCAAGGTCCCAATGGTCAAATGGGCGGTCCTCCGATGAATTTGGGCGCTCCGATGGGGCCCAACATGATGCAGGGTTACCAAGGCTGGGGCACATCGCCACAGCAGCAAAGTTACGCCAGTTATGGTACACCGTCAGGTCCTGGCTCGTACCAGGGATGGGGTGCTCCGCCGGCGCCGCAAGGACCGCCCCCACAGTGGGGCAATAACTATGGGGGACCGCCGCAACAGCAAGGCTATGGGTCGTACG GTCCGAGTGCTGGGAGCGGAACGAGCTGGAACAGCTGGAATATGGCGCAGAATAGCGGATCCACAGGTCCGTCAG GTTACATTGCAGGCGACATGTACACCCGTGGTCAGTCAGGCCCCGGCGGTCCGGCCACCCCCAGTGCGCCGCCAAACATGTCATCGTCGGGCGGCAGCTCGAAGCCCGGCTCCGATTACAACTACGGCTACGGTTCGTATGCGTCGGCGGCGGACGCCGGCGGCTACGGCGCCCCGCCGCGCTCCTACGGCAGCGACGGCAGCAGTCAAGTGAGCGGATACTCCTCCCAGCCTCCAAACGCAG GAGAGCACGCCCTCTAA
- the Hrb27C gene encoding heterogeneous nuclear ribonucleoprotein 27C isoform X9 → MRMLRMPEMVDGDEKGKLFVGGLSWETTQDNLQRFFSRYGEVIDCVVMKNAESGRSRGFGFVTFSDPANVNTVLQNGPHTLDGRTIDPKPCNPRTLQKPKKGGGYPKVFLGGLPSNVTETDLRTFFTRFGKVMEVVIMYDQEKKKSRGFGFLSFEDEESVDRCVSEHFVNLNGKQVEIKKAEPRDGSGGNKMGGADPSSAWGPPQAPMGMMQGPNGQMGGPPMNLGAPMGPNMMQGYQGWGTSPQQQSYASYGTPSGPGSYQGWGAPPAPQGPPPQWGNNYGGPPQQQGYGSYGPSAGSGTSWNSWNMAQNSGSTGYIAGDMYTRGQSGPGGPATPSAPPNMSSSGGSSKPGSDYNYGYGSYASAADAGGYGAPPRSYGSDGSSQVSGYSSQPPNAGEHAL, encoded by the exons ATGAGAATGCTGCGGATGCCCGAGATGGTGGACGGGGACGAGAAAGG cAAACTCTTTGTAGGGGGCTTGTCTTGGGAGACAACCCAGGACAATCTTCAACGCTTTTTCTCTAGATATGGCGAAGTCATCGATTGCGTTGTTATGAAAAATGCAGAATCAGGCCGTTCTAGAGGATTTGGTTTCGTTACATTTTCAGATCCAGCCAATGTAAATACGGTACTTCAAAATGGCCCACATACACTAGACGGAag AACTATCGACCCGAAACCATGTAATCCAAGAACTTTACAAAAGCCCAAAAAGGGCGGAGGTTATCCGAAGGTATTCCTAGGGGGTTTACCTTCAAACGTGACGGAAACCGATCTGAGGACGTTCTTCACTCGGTTTGGAAAAGTTATGGAAGTTGTTATTATGTATGACCAGGAGAAGAAAAAATCAAGAG gttttggtttcttgtcgTTTGAAGACGAGGAGTCAGTCGACCGCTGCGTCTCCGAACACTTCGTGAACCTAAACGGCAAACAA GTCGAGATCAAGAAAGCCGAGCCTCGTGACGGCTCCGGCGGTAATAAAATGGGCGGTGCTGACCCATCGTCAGCTTGGGGTCCACCGCAAGCGCCCATGGGCATGATGCAAGGTCCCAATGGTCAAATGGGCGGTCCTCCGATGAATTTGGGCGCTCCGATGGGGCCCAACATGATGCAGGGTTACCAAGGCTGGGGCACATCGCCACAGCAGCAAAGTTACGCCAGTTATGGTACACCGTCAGGTCCTGGCTCGTACCAGGGATGGGGTGCTCCGCCGGCGCCGCAAGGACCGCCCCCACAGTGGGGCAATAACTATGGGGGACCGCCGCAACAGCAAGGCTATGGGTCGTACG GTCCGAGTGCTGGGAGCGGAACGAGCTGGAACAGCTGGAATATGGCGCAGAATAGCGGATCCACAG GTTACATTGCAGGCGACATGTACACCCGTGGTCAGTCAGGCCCCGGCGGTCCGGCCACCCCCAGTGCGCCGCCAAACATGTCATCGTCGGGCGGCAGCTCGAAGCCCGGCTCCGATTACAACTACGGCTACGGTTCGTATGCGTCGGCGGCGGACGCCGGCGGCTACGGCGCCCCGCCGCGCTCCTACGGCAGCGACGGCAGCAGTCAAGTGAGCGGATACTCCTCCCAGCCTCCAAACGCAG GAGAGCACGCCCTCTAA
- the Hrb27C gene encoding heterogeneous nuclear ribonucleoprotein 27C isoform X5, translated as MRMLRMPEMVDGDEKGKLFVGGLSWETTQDNLQRFFSRYGEVIDCVVMKNAESGRSRGFGFVTFSDPANVNTVLQNGPHTLDGRTIDPKPCNPRTLQKPKKGGGYPKVFLGGLPSNVTETDLRTFFTRFGKVMEVVIMYDQEKKKSRGFGFLSFEDEESVDRCVSEHFVNLNGKQVEIKKAEPRDGSGGNKMGGADPSSAWGPPQAPMGMMQGPNGQMGGPPMNLGAPMGPNMMQGYQGWGTSPQQQSYASYGTPSGPGSYQGWGAPPAPQGPPPQWGNNYGGPPQQQGYGSYGPSAGSGTSWNSWNMAQNSGSTGPSGYIAGDMYTRGQSGPGGPATPSAPPNMSSSGGSSKPGSDYNYGYGSYASAADAGGYGAPPRSYGSDGSSQVSGYSSQPPNAGDYASGDSYSGGPQRGSGYNTPSQSYHPYRR; from the exons ATGAGAATGCTGCGGATGCCCGAGATGGTGGACGGGGACGAGAAAGG cAAACTCTTTGTAGGGGGCTTGTCTTGGGAGACAACCCAGGACAATCTTCAACGCTTTTTCTCTAGATATGGCGAAGTCATCGATTGCGTTGTTATGAAAAATGCAGAATCAGGCCGTTCTAGAGGATTTGGTTTCGTTACATTTTCAGATCCAGCCAATGTAAATACGGTACTTCAAAATGGCCCACATACACTAGACGGAag AACTATCGACCCGAAACCATGTAATCCAAGAACTTTACAAAAGCCCAAAAAGGGCGGAGGTTATCCGAAGGTATTCCTAGGGGGTTTACCTTCAAACGTGACGGAAACCGATCTGAGGACGTTCTTCACTCGGTTTGGAAAAGTTATGGAAGTTGTTATTATGTATGACCAGGAGAAGAAAAAATCAAGAG gttttggtttcttgtcgTTTGAAGACGAGGAGTCAGTCGACCGCTGCGTCTCCGAACACTTCGTGAACCTAAACGGCAAACAA GTCGAGATCAAGAAAGCCGAGCCTCGTGACGGCTCCGGCGGTAATAAAATGGGCGGTGCTGACCCATCGTCAGCTTGGGGTCCACCGCAAGCGCCCATGGGCATGATGCAAGGTCCCAATGGTCAAATGGGCGGTCCTCCGATGAATTTGGGCGCTCCGATGGGGCCCAACATGATGCAGGGTTACCAAGGCTGGGGCACATCGCCACAGCAGCAAAGTTACGCCAGTTATGGTACACCGTCAGGTCCTGGCTCGTACCAGGGATGGGGTGCTCCGCCGGCGCCGCAAGGACCGCCCCCACAGTGGGGCAATAACTATGGGGGACCGCCGCAACAGCAAGGCTATGGGTCGTACG GTCCGAGTGCTGGGAGCGGAACGAGCTGGAACAGCTGGAATATGGCGCAGAATAGCGGATCCACAGGTCCGTCAG GTTACATTGCAGGCGACATGTACACCCGTGGTCAGTCAGGCCCCGGCGGTCCGGCCACCCCCAGTGCGCCGCCAAACATGTCATCGTCGGGCGGCAGCTCGAAGCCCGGCTCCGATTACAACTACGGCTACGGTTCGTATGCGTCGGCGGCGGACGCCGGCGGCTACGGCGCCCCGCCGCGCTCCTACGGCAGCGACGGCAGCAGTCAAGTGAGCGGATACTCCTCCCAGCCTCCAAACGCAG
- the Hrb27C gene encoding heterogeneous nuclear ribonucleoprotein 27C isoform X7 has translation MRMLRMPEMVDGDEKGKLFVGGLSWETTQDNLQRFFSRYGEVIDCVVMKNAESGRSRGFGFVTFSDPANVNTVLQNGPHTLDGRTIDPKPCNPRTLQKPKKGGGYPKVFLGGLPSNVTETDLRTFFTRFGKVMEVVIMYDQEKKKSRGFGFLSFEDEESVDRCVSEHFVNLNGKQVEIKKAEPRDGSGGNKMGGADPSSAWGPPQAPMGMMQGPNGQMGGPPMNLGAPMGPNMMQGYQGWGTSPQQQSYASYGTPSGPGSYQGWGAPPAPQGPPPQWGNNYGGPPQQQGYGSYGPSAGSGTSWNSWNMAQNSGSTGPSGYIAGDMYTRGQSGPGGPATPSAPPNMSSSGGSSKPGSDYNYGYGSYASAADAGGYGAPPRSYGSDGSSQVSGYSSQPPNAVGIVLA, from the exons ATGAGAATGCTGCGGATGCCCGAGATGGTGGACGGGGACGAGAAAGG cAAACTCTTTGTAGGGGGCTTGTCTTGGGAGACAACCCAGGACAATCTTCAACGCTTTTTCTCTAGATATGGCGAAGTCATCGATTGCGTTGTTATGAAAAATGCAGAATCAGGCCGTTCTAGAGGATTTGGTTTCGTTACATTTTCAGATCCAGCCAATGTAAATACGGTACTTCAAAATGGCCCACATACACTAGACGGAag AACTATCGACCCGAAACCATGTAATCCAAGAACTTTACAAAAGCCCAAAAAGGGCGGAGGTTATCCGAAGGTATTCCTAGGGGGTTTACCTTCAAACGTGACGGAAACCGATCTGAGGACGTTCTTCACTCGGTTTGGAAAAGTTATGGAAGTTGTTATTATGTATGACCAGGAGAAGAAAAAATCAAGAG gttttggtttcttgtcgTTTGAAGACGAGGAGTCAGTCGACCGCTGCGTCTCCGAACACTTCGTGAACCTAAACGGCAAACAA GTCGAGATCAAGAAAGCCGAGCCTCGTGACGGCTCCGGCGGTAATAAAATGGGCGGTGCTGACCCATCGTCAGCTTGGGGTCCACCGCAAGCGCCCATGGGCATGATGCAAGGTCCCAATGGTCAAATGGGCGGTCCTCCGATGAATTTGGGCGCTCCGATGGGGCCCAACATGATGCAGGGTTACCAAGGCTGGGGCACATCGCCACAGCAGCAAAGTTACGCCAGTTATGGTACACCGTCAGGTCCTGGCTCGTACCAGGGATGGGGTGCTCCGCCGGCGCCGCAAGGACCGCCCCCACAGTGGGGCAATAACTATGGGGGACCGCCGCAACAGCAAGGCTATGGGTCGTACG GTCCGAGTGCTGGGAGCGGAACGAGCTGGAACAGCTGGAATATGGCGCAGAATAGCGGATCCACAGGTCCGTCAG GTTACATTGCAGGCGACATGTACACCCGTGGTCAGTCAGGCCCCGGCGGTCCGGCCACCCCCAGTGCGCCGCCAAACATGTCATCGTCGGGCGGCAGCTCGAAGCCCGGCTCCGATTACAACTACGGCTACGGTTCGTATGCGTCGGCGGCGGACGCCGGCGGCTACGGCGCCCCGCCGCGCTCCTACGGCAGCGACGGCAGCAGTCAAGTGAGCGGATACTCCTCCCAGCCTCCAAACGCAG TTGGAATCGTGTTGGCTTGA